In a genomic window of Salmo trutta chromosome 32, fSalTru1.1, whole genome shotgun sequence:
- the LOC115170870 gene encoding uncharacterized protein LOC115170870: MDNDKRDGRPEIEMLHMERQRKKRFNEEELKILMREVQARRPGPGYTRVAQAAWEDIASKVSASSFGYLRTGMQCKKRYNDLIRRQPCYIKKGPGSKRKRVTGQTEAKLHHPTEEEEPFLSVQTKRFTFEFVDGEGPIALQEFQNEVCSQCIGVELDSPSTNHLVDGQQTLDAAAPSEASRVQTHTPATSPRTSLPQTNLQPRVNVVRLNLGTGPQVSTPQVTGTVHIPQSQDSLQLQTNTHPVTVQLQADGLPQGNAPFHVNIPQVVPLPQQATLPPANLSQAYIPQANQSQAYMSQSTVQPQTNIPQVNQATVHIPLIEVQPHMQVQLPPQDLAALVQVHRQGYDMLQRELVSMRSSMERVLQPLLSSINNNLERLVNAVEHLSGVESTPQTNSVVRGHHDAPS, from the exons ATGGATAACGATAAGAGAGATGGGAGGCCAGAGATCGAGATGCTTCATATGGAGAGGCAACGAAAGAAGCGTTTCAATGAGGAAGAGCTCAAAATACTCATGCGTGAAGTGCAAGCTCGACGACCTGGCCCAGGTTACACCCGTGTTGCGCAGGCCGCATGGGAAGATATCGCATCAAAGGTGAGCGCTTCTTCGTTTGGATACCTCAGAACCGGGATGCAATGCAAAAAGCGATACAATGACCTGATTCGCAGACAACCCTGTTATATCAAGAAAGGTCCTGGGTCAAAGAGGAAGCGAGTGACCGGGCAGACAGAAGCAAAACTTCACCATCCAACAGAAGAGGAGGAGCCTTTCCTCTCAGTCCAAACAAAACGTTTTACATTTGAGTTTGTGGATGGAGAAGGACCCATTGCATTACAAG AGTTTCAGAATGAAGTTTGTTCCCAATGCATTGGGGTGGAGCTGGACAGTCCCTCGACTAACCACCTGGTTGATGGTCAACAGACTCTGGACGCTGCAGCACCGTCTGAGGCCAGCAGAGTCCAGACACACACGCCTGCCACTTCACCCAGGACCTCTTTACCTCAAACCAACCTCCAACCCCGGGTGAACGTAGTCAGATTGAACCTTGGAACTGGTCCCCAGGTCAGTACACCTCAAGTGACTGGAACCGTCCACATCCCTCAGTCTCAGGACAGCCTTCAACTCCAAACCAATACACACCCAGTCACTGTTCAACTCCAGGCCGATGGTTTGCCTCAAGGTAACGCTCCATTCCACGTAAACATACCCCAAGTAGTGCCACTGCCACAGCAGGCTACTCTACCCCCAGCCAACCTATCACAGGCCTATATACCCCAAGCAAACCAATCACAGGCCTATATGTCCCAGTCCACTGTGCAGCCTCAGACGAACATACCCCAAGTGAACCAAGCTACGGTCCACATTCCTTTGATTGAGGTCCAACCACACATGCAGGTCCAGCTTCCTCCTCAGGACCTGGCAGCACTGGTCCAGGTGCATCGCCAAGGTTACGACATGTTACAgagggagctggtcagtatgaGGAGCAGCATGGAGAGAGTGCTGCAGCCCCTGCTGTCATCCATCAACAACAACCTGGAAAGACTGGTTAATGCTGTTGAACACCTCTCTGGGGTTGAGAGCACACCTCAGACCAACAGTGTTGTCCGTGGTCATCATGATGCTCCCTCCTGA